In Virgibacillus sp. NKC19-16, a single genomic region encodes these proteins:
- a CDS encoding sigma factor, whose protein sequence is MANEKMTFDEIYAQNERRMYYQIYKMNISNPQQEFYPHGLVAMWKAYEKYQPDKGPLATYFTYTIQSRIINQCFKQTREKEKQEIYLQEKEMNDSNYQQNDTAIYSTIKPEDPIFLIKHFERAFNKRSRRPREMGGLSRYSTVTKLFSYCISASLKDLVTIKFSKKCL, encoded by the coding sequence ATGGCGAATGAAAAAATGACATTTGACGAAATCTACGCACAAAATGAGCGCAGAATGTATTATCAGATCTACAAAATGAACATCAGCAACCCTCAACAAGAGTTCTACCCCCATGGATTAGTTGCCATGTGGAAAGCCTACGAGAAATATCAGCCTGATAAAGGCCCGCTTGCAACTTATTTTACTTACACCATTCAGAGCCGTATCATTAATCAATGCTTTAAGCAAACGAGAGAAAAAGAAAAGCAAGAAATCTATTTACAGGAAAAAGAGATGAATGATAGCAATTACCAGCAAAATGATACCGCTATCTATTCAACCATCAAGCCCGAAGACCCCATATTTTTGATAAAGCATTTTGAAAGGGCATTTAATAAGCGCTCACGGAGACCCAGGGAAATGGGGGGCCTGTCACGTTATTCGACAGTTACGAAACTATTTTCTTATTGCATAAGTGCATCGCTGAAAGACTTGGTGACAATCAAGTTTTCTAAGAAATGCCTTTGA
- a CDS encoding beta family protein, giving the protein MSYYPVLKLSNAEMGALSNLKEETKELITPIIESKMIPAKKVTDWQSTFRTLGTYISGKIGETNFIYDFHSAFEKIGEVHELIDSKSSKNLVEHCIDKLVEAELDFIPCIHFDDPAWIVDSVLRSDQPEIAIRIRCHDFNSPLEEMIVERITDKIIHQATNKSFILLLDFYNSPINENRIMSALNNFSQIKVSKMVLLLTSCPENADKVSPNTFSFVNSRDDLKTYFKLRDDYPELEYGDYTVRLKPPLESSNINYYNTYLKIFYSSEDDYYIGKSTLLENDGVKTIQDVCQEIVNSDVYKHPEFSAGDKAIYDCAEGNLEITNHPKPIEFGINHHIELTARQL; this is encoded by the coding sequence ATGTCTTATTACCCGGTTTTAAAATTATCTAATGCAGAAATGGGAGCGTTATCCAATTTGAAGGAGGAAACAAAAGAGCTAATTACTCCCATCATAGAATCTAAAATGATTCCTGCAAAGAAAGTTACAGATTGGCAATCAACCTTTCGCACTTTAGGAACATACATCTCAGGTAAAATAGGTGAAACTAATTTCATCTACGACTTTCATTCAGCTTTTGAGAAAATCGGTGAAGTTCATGAGTTAATAGACTCTAAAAGCAGTAAAAATCTAGTAGAGCATTGTATCGATAAATTAGTTGAAGCAGAACTGGATTTTATACCTTGTATACATTTTGATGATCCAGCCTGGATAGTTGATTCAGTTCTTCGTTCAGATCAACCAGAAATTGCAATTAGAATACGGTGTCACGACTTTAACAGTCCGTTGGAAGAAATGATTGTAGAAAGAATTACAGATAAAATTATTCATCAAGCAACTAATAAAAGCTTTATACTTTTATTAGACTTCTACAATTCTCCAATCAATGAAAATAGAATAATGAGTGCACTAAATAACTTCTCTCAGATCAAAGTTAGTAAAATGGTATTACTTCTTACTTCTTGTCCAGAAAATGCAGATAAAGTGTCACCAAATACCTTTTCCTTTGTTAACAGTAGAGATGATCTAAAAACTTATTTCAAATTACGAGATGATTATCCTGAATTAGAATATGGAGATTACACAGTAAGATTAAAGCCACCTCTAGAAAGCTCCAACATAAACTACTACAACACTTATCTAAAGATATTCTATTCATCTGAAGACGATTACTATATTGGAAAGTCTACATTATTGGAAAACGATGGTGTGAAAACAATTCAAGATGTTTGTCAGGAGATAGTAAATAGTGATGTATATAAACATCCTGAGTTTTCTGCTGGAGATAAAGCCATCTATGATTGTGCTGAAGGTAATCTAGAAATTACGAATCATCCAAAGCCAATAGAATTCGGCATAAACCACCATATTGAATTGACTGCAAGACAATTATAG
- a CDS encoding DnaD domain-containing protein, translated as MNYLKEIITFYDRIEQSQLSASAVSLWHGLMYINNKVRWKKEFTAPSTSLTLRAGVSMSSFKRARKELVEKGYLHYESRGSNRAPVYRLVKLSEMWDEGLDVTDDRGASDDSLEAMEVNALGESSPAENRMDHMAGNVAAASTDKSNADVQVDHSVDQQAVRTKNDTTTSATSHSMDRSTASLYKHKQNQMKIKQNENLLSMDVRTYYTENFIGKLTKSIRTSIEEQVRELGEPLVMEAMKRAVERDKLSWGYANAICNGWKKKGISTLEQAHTDKEAFKRRHSYQGSSAGHQEVVPDWFKDRQKRPKPSKQPAEDDVSVEEVARMLARFSSKEGKSGERLVSY; from the coding sequence ATGAATTATTTGAAGGAAATTATCACATTTTATGATCGTATCGAGCAAAGTCAACTCTCAGCCTCTGCTGTGTCGCTTTGGCATGGGCTGATGTATATCAATAATAAGGTGAGATGGAAAAAAGAGTTTACGGCACCTAGCACGTCGCTCACTTTAAGAGCCGGGGTGTCGATGAGTTCGTTTAAACGTGCGCGCAAGGAGTTGGTGGAGAAGGGGTATCTTCATTATGAGTCACGTGGCAGTAACCGTGCTCCGGTTTACCGGTTAGTGAAATTGTCTGAAATGTGGGATGAGGGATTGGATGTGACGGATGACAGGGGCGCGTCCGATGATAGTTTAGAGGCTATGGAGGTTAACGCGCTTGGGGAAAGCAGTCCGGCGGAGAATAGGATGGACCATATGGCAGGGAATGTGGCAGCAGCATCAACGGACAAATCGAATGCTGATGTACAGGTGGACCACAGTGTGGACCAGCAAGCGGTCCGCACGAAGAACGACACGACGACCAGCGCGACGAGCCACAGTATGGACCGCAGTACGGCCTCATTATATAAACATAAACAAAACCAAATGAAAATCAAACAAAATGAAAATCTATTATCTATGGACGTCCGTACCTATTACACGGAAAATTTTATCGGGAAATTAACAAAATCTATACGCACATCCATAGAAGAACAGGTGCGAGAGCTTGGTGAGCCTTTGGTGATGGAGGCAATGAAGCGGGCGGTAGAGCGTGATAAGCTGAGCTGGGGCTATGCGAATGCGATATGCAATGGCTGGAAAAAGAAGGGGATTTCAACACTGGAACAGGCGCATACCGATAAGGAAGCATTCAAAAGGAGGCACAGTTACCAAGGATCTTCTGCAGGTCATCAGGAGGTTGTTCCGGATTGGTTTAAGGATCGGCAGAAGAGGCCTAAGCCGAGCAAGCAGCCAGCGGAGGATGACGTGTCTGTGGAAGAGGTAGCAAGGATGTTGGCTAGGTTCAGTAGTAAGGAGGGAAAGTCTGGTGAGAGGTTGGTGTCTTATTAA
- a CDS encoding SDR family NAD(P)-dependent oxidoreductase, whose product MQFDDKVVLITGAAGGIAVEAAKAFAKEGAKLALVDLKKDALEKAAESIEAKDKLLLTANVAKENEVKEYVEKTKDHFGHIDVFINNAGINGDFAPITEQTEENFRNVLDVNTMGVFFGLKYVLEVMKEQKSGAVVNTASNGGLLGAPGMSAYVASKHAVIGLNKSASMEMSEYGVRVNAVAPSGVDTEMMKSIEKNATGESSEEAREQFASTVPMNRYATAEEIADLMVFLASDKASFISGSYYRIDGGQGAQSV is encoded by the coding sequence ATGCAATTTGATGATAAAGTAGTATTAATTACAGGTGCTGCTGGAGGCATTGCTGTCGAAGCGGCAAAAGCATTTGCTAAAGAAGGGGCTAAGCTGGCTTTAGTTGATTTGAAAAAGGATGCATTAGAAAAAGCAGCGGAGTCTATTGAAGCAAAAGATAAATTATTGCTTACAGCAAATGTAGCGAAAGAAAATGAAGTGAAAGAATACGTAGAAAAAACAAAAGATCATTTTGGACATATTGATGTTTTTATTAATAACGCAGGGATTAATGGAGATTTTGCTCCGATCACAGAGCAAACGGAGGAGAATTTCAGAAATGTACTCGATGTTAATACGATGGGCGTATTCTTTGGGTTGAAATATGTGCTGGAAGTGATGAAGGAGCAGAAAAGCGGCGCTGTTGTTAACACAGCATCGAATGGCGGCTTATTAGGTGCACCGGGAATGAGTGCGTATGTTGCATCGAAACACGCAGTTATCGGATTAAATAAATCTGCTTCTATGGAGATGTCAGAATACGGCGTACGTGTGAATGCTGTGGCTCCATCAGGTGTAGATACAGAAATGATGAAATCGATTGAAAAGAATGCAACAGGTGAAAGTTCAGAGGAAGCAAGAGAACAATTTGCATCTACTGTCCCAATGAATCGCTATGCAACAGCAGAAGAGATTGCAGATTTAATGGTTTTCTTAGCGTCAGATAAGGCTTCATTTATAAGTGGATCCTACTATCGAATTGACGGAGGACAAGGCGCCCAGTCTGTTTAA
- a CDS encoding helix-turn-helix domain-containing protein, whose product MMEGFPHRLENLRDNKDLSMREISRKIGFSEDAYGKWERGERIPTFETMMKLAEFHHVSLDYLAYGKEFQQHKEEQDKQKAFNNWIYAFHTHEIDTSILMRKDIPLILAKEDLKYLIKNLEWTVEQRLRE is encoded by the coding sequence ATGATGGAAGGATTTCCCCATAGGTTAGAAAACCTCCGAGATAATAAGGATTTATCAATGAGGGAAATAAGTAGGAAGATTGGATTTTCGGAAGACGCATACGGAAAATGGGAAAGAGGAGAGAGAATCCCTACCTTCGAAACCATGATGAAGCTGGCAGAATTTCACCATGTTTCGCTGGATTATCTTGCTTATGGCAAAGAATTTCAACAACATAAAGAAGAACAGGATAAGCAGAAAGCCTTCAACAACTGGATTTATGCCTTTCACACACATGAGATAGATACTTCCATCCTTATGCGAAAGGATATCCCCTTGATATTAGCAAAGGAAGACTTGAAATATTTGATAAAGAACCTGGAATGGACGGTGGAACAGAGATTACGAGAATAG
- a CDS encoding ABC transporter substrate-binding protein — protein MNKRAKRMLLALLTMVLSVGLVACGGDEDTSSTADSGSSSDELSGEVTMWTASLSGEPFDSYFADLEAEFEELHPEVDVIMEDIPQNEIQQKVLTSLTGDDVPDVVNLAPRYMVNIAEQGGLLELNDLVSDETKESYLEGAFNAGFYDDSLYALPWYLTTTVSWYNGDHFEQAGITETPKSMQEIYDTAKAITEETGNPSFYQIINEGDTVMEEMITIADGEPIVKDGKTVLGENEEIVEFFTLTQQMYEEGIMPQENAEGSFGTAQELFMAGNLSLLESGVTFLGPIESGAPEVYDVSRSGEPLNSADAPMNIAVMNFSIPAKTQNPDAAVALTEFVTNAENQLEFAKVAETVLPSTSESLEDDYFQDPGDSPKAMGMLEASKTLQRAESLIPPLENSADLHEAVKIAYVENLQGELTPEEALQQITEQWNESFEEIGEAPTF, from the coding sequence ATGAATAAAAGAGCAAAAAGGATGTTGTTAGCACTACTTACTATGGTTCTTTCAGTTGGATTAGTTGCTTGTGGGGGTGATGAAGATACTTCATCGACAGCGGATTCAGGGTCATCCTCTGATGAACTTTCAGGTGAAGTTACTATGTGGACTGCTTCATTATCGGGTGAGCCATTTGACTCGTATTTTGCTGACCTTGAGGCAGAGTTTGAAGAGCTTCACCCTGAAGTGGATGTAATTATGGAAGATATTCCACAAAATGAAATACAACAAAAGGTCTTGACTTCCCTTACTGGCGATGACGTTCCTGATGTTGTCAATTTGGCCCCTCGTTATATGGTTAACATTGCCGAACAAGGTGGGTTATTAGAGTTAAATGATTTGGTAAGTGATGAAACAAAAGAATCTTATTTGGAAGGTGCTTTTAATGCAGGGTTTTATGACGATAGTCTGTATGCATTACCTTGGTATTTAACGACAACGGTTAGCTGGTATAATGGTGACCATTTTGAACAAGCAGGTATTACCGAGACACCTAAAAGTATGCAAGAAATTTATGATACTGCGAAAGCTATAACGGAAGAAACAGGAAACCCTTCATTTTACCAGATTATCAACGAAGGGGACACGGTAATGGAAGAAATGATTACTATTGCTGACGGAGAACCGATTGTTAAAGATGGGAAGACAGTATTAGGAGAGAATGAGGAAATTGTTGAGTTTTTCACGTTGACGCAGCAAATGTATGAAGAAGGCATCATGCCTCAAGAAAATGCGGAAGGTAGTTTTGGAACTGCACAGGAGTTATTTATGGCGGGAAATCTTTCCCTTCTTGAAAGTGGAGTAACATTCTTAGGGCCAATTGAATCTGGCGCACCAGAAGTATATGACGTGTCAAGATCTGGAGAGCCTTTAAACAGTGCAGATGCACCTATGAATATTGCTGTTATGAATTTTTCGATTCCTGCAAAAACACAAAATCCAGATGCTGCTGTTGCATTAACTGAATTTGTTACAAATGCTGAAAATCAGCTTGAATTCGCGAAAGTTGCAGAAACAGTACTCCCTTCTACAAGTGAATCTTTAGAGGATGATTATTTCCAAGATCCTGGCGATTCACCAAAAGCAATGGGGATGCTTGAAGCATCTAAGACGCTGCAGCGCGCTGAATCATTAATTCCTCCACTAGAAAATAGTGCAGATCTTCATGAGGCAGTTAAAATCGCATATGTAGAAAACCTACAAGGCGAATTAACTCCAGAGGAAGCGTTACAACAAATTACAGAACAATGGAATGAGTCATTTGAAGAAATAGGAGAAGCGCCGACATTTTAA
- a CDS encoding SDR family NAD(P)-dependent oxidoreductase — MKEGAKVVPADINEEGMKEVENTINNNAEIGTHRNIETTTYEAGSAFPGKKYGSQAMIKNENDSSIINMSSVAGLVDDSELLAYAASKDGVKQLTKEAALHLAKNKTKIAFTLDTTIPN, encoded by the coding sequence GTGAAAGAAGGAGCAAAAGTTGTCCCAGCCGATATTAACGAAGAAGGAATGAAAGAAGTAGAAAATACGATTAATAACAATGCTGAGATTGGTACACACAGAAACATTGAAACTACCACATATGAAGCGGGCAGTGCGTTTCCAGGAAAGAAATATGGTTCACAAGCAATGATCAAAAATGAAAATGACAGTTCCATTATTAATATGTCCTCCGTCGCTGGTCTTGTTGACGATTCCGAACTTCTCGCTTATGCCGCTTCTAAAGACGGAGTTAAGCAATTAACAAAAGAAGCGGCACTACACCTGGCCAAAAACAAAACCAAGATAGCATTCACCCTGGATACCACCATACCGAATTGA
- a CDS encoding carbohydrate ABC transporter permease: protein MSRDPFTLSKKGIKRNMTPWLFLLPSIVILMTFLVIPIIEAFQWSFLDYELISNTSEFVGFENFQEIFTDDMFWMAFINTILYVAIVLPLNIFLPMILASLVNQKIRAVGLFRVLYYIPVVTPIVVGAIMWKMLYSQDGALSSFLVSIGIIDDPMNFLTNSTTALIAVAFITVWKGLGYYMIIYLANLQSIQSQLYESASIDGATSIQQFRKITVPMLVPSMTLVSILTIVNGLKVFEEIALTTNGGPAGATTTLVMYIYDKFIDLDVSIASAAGLVLLALAIIGSLIQMKLTNQREDDLRA, encoded by the coding sequence ATGAGTAGAGATCCTTTCACATTATCGAAAAAGGGAATAAAGCGAAATATGACACCATGGTTATTCTTACTTCCATCGATTGTGATTTTAATGACATTTCTTGTTATTCCAATTATTGAAGCATTCCAATGGAGTTTTTTAGACTATGAATTGATTAGCAATACAAGTGAATTCGTTGGGTTTGAAAATTTCCAGGAAATATTTACGGACGACATGTTTTGGATGGCTTTTATAAATACGATTTTATATGTTGCAATTGTTCTTCCCTTGAATATTTTTCTGCCAATGATTTTAGCGTCCTTAGTTAATCAGAAGATAAGAGCGGTTGGTCTATTTCGTGTTTTATATTACATACCAGTTGTTACCCCGATCGTTGTTGGTGCAATCATGTGGAAAATGTTGTATTCCCAAGATGGCGCTTTATCCAGTTTCTTAGTGTCGATTGGCATTATTGATGATCCGATGAATTTCCTTACCAATTCAACCACTGCGTTAATAGCAGTTGCCTTTATCACGGTTTGGAAAGGGTTAGGTTATTATATGATTATTTACTTAGCAAACCTGCAATCGATTCAGAGTCAGTTATATGAATCAGCAAGTATTGATGGGGCTACTAGCATTCAACAATTTAGGAAAATTACTGTTCCAATGCTCGTACCATCTATGACATTGGTTTCTATTTTAACAATTGTTAATGGATTAAAAGTATTTGAAGAGATTGCATTGACAACAAATGGTGGTCCTGCTGGAGCAACAACCACTCTTGTTATGTATATCTATGATAAATTTATAGATTTGGATGTTAGTATTGCTTCTGCCGCCGGGTTAGTTTTATTGGCATTAGCAATCATAGGGTCCTTGATTCAAATGAAATTGACAAATCAACGTGAAGATGATTTGAGAGCATAG
- a CDS encoding ATP-binding protein: MLSITVSLITRLLFDFSYYKKKLYGKNETPLLLTFEEAHKYAPKSNLAKYRSSTTAIERIAKEGRKYGETLAIISQRPSEISETIFSQCNNFVAMRLTNPEDQNYVKKLLPDSQIGVTDKLPSLQSGEALLIGDSVIMPSVVNIDRCDLEPSSNDVKYIEAWKERWNDIIFKDIIDSWV; encoded by the coding sequence GTGCTAAGTATTACGGTATCCCTGATAACCCGTTTATTATTTGATTTTAGTTACTATAAAAAGAAGCTATATGGTAAAAATGAAACGCCATTACTATTAACTTTTGAGGAGGCTCATAAATACGCCCCTAAAAGCAACTTAGCAAAGTATAGAAGCTCTACCACGGCAATTGAGAGAATTGCAAAAGAAGGTAGAAAGTATGGCGAAACACTAGCTATAATTAGTCAAAGGCCATCTGAGATTTCTGAGACAATATTTTCACAATGTAATAACTTTGTGGCTATGAGGTTAACAAACCCCGAGGACCAAAATTATGTGAAAAAGCTCTTACCTGATAGTCAGATTGGTGTTACAGATAAATTACCCTCTTTACAAAGTGGAGAAGCGTTATTAATAGGGGATTCGGTAATAATGCCATCCGTTGTAAATATTGATAGATGTGATTTGGAGCCTTCTTCTAATGATGTTAAATATATTGAGGCTTGGAAAGAGAGGTGGAATGATATTATATTTAAAGATATTATTGATTCCTGGGTTTAA
- a CDS encoding DUF4297 domain-containing protein, translating into MSNVVDGGYYAIKGFNFQYDYILMKIIEESDYEKLIEIEQTEDYSDKNVIVQVKYKERTSYTKSQIKKPVCQLLQLFKTDKRTPILYAFFQNKKEEEILTIDVNYLNEIIGDCKVGNTQYTFDEKLKVEFVAKFNLIFTSAFQSQFENLIYKITEEFSCSEEEACIYYAQMYKYIEQKVVNNPPDQKKNRICNKYELIELIRGNKELIFYSAYSDFLGKEKYYSLIYNKYFRESNINFHERIFIIEVHGNTDKNELKEIIYRLRDRFFKKASLKKGTLIKSPAPYICFYNISAEVLKIIKTELLEEGYFFRDGFSFENADFNLQNVIEKCNPQNNIELKFINKIDYLDVIINSIKGIKKVYNLYTDSSIARQGFTDFNYIQIEKPDDITGFLFQR; encoded by the coding sequence ATGAGCAATGTAGTAGATGGTGGATATTATGCAATTAAAGGTTTTAACTTTCAATATGATTATATACTTATGAAAATTATAGAGGAGAGTGATTATGAGAAGCTGATAGAAATAGAACAAACGGAAGATTACAGTGATAAAAATGTTATTGTCCAAGTGAAGTATAAAGAAAGAACGAGTTACACCAAATCCCAGATTAAAAAGCCAGTTTGTCAATTATTACAATTGTTTAAAACCGATAAAAGAACTCCGATTTTGTATGCTTTTTTCCAAAATAAGAAGGAAGAAGAAATATTAACTATAGATGTAAATTATTTAAATGAAATTATTGGTGATTGCAAAGTTGGTAATACTCAATATACATTTGATGAGAAGTTAAAAGTAGAATTTGTTGCTAAGTTTAACTTAATATTTACATCTGCATTTCAAAGTCAATTTGAGAATTTGATTTATAAAATAACTGAAGAATTCAGCTGCAGTGAAGAAGAAGCATGTATCTACTATGCTCAAATGTATAAATATATTGAACAAAAGGTTGTTAATAATCCTCCAGATCAAAAGAAAAACAGAATTTGTAATAAATACGAATTAATAGAGTTAATTAGAGGCAATAAAGAATTAATATTTTACTCGGCTTACAGTGATTTTTTAGGTAAGGAAAAGTATTATTCATTAATTTACAATAAATATTTCAGAGAAAGTAATATTAACTTTCATGAAAGGATTTTTATAATTGAGGTACATGGTAATACTGACAAGAATGAATTAAAAGAAATAATTTATAGACTTCGAGACAGATTCTTCAAAAAAGCGAGTTTGAAGAAGGGCACATTAATAAAGTCCCCAGCTCCCTATATTTGTTTTTACAATATCAGCGCTGAAGTATTAAAAATAATAAAGACTGAACTTTTAGAAGAAGGTTATTTTTTTAGAGATGGTTTTAGTTTTGAGAATGCGGATTTCAATTTACAAAATGTTATTGAAAAATGTAACCCGCAAAATAATATTGAACTCAAATTTATAAACAAGATAGATTATTTAGATGTAATTATTAATAGTATAAAAGGTATAAAAAAGGTATATAATTTATATACTGACAGCTCCATAGCTAGACAAGGGTTTACTGATTTTAACTATATACAAATAGAAAAACCAGATGATATTACAGGTTTTCTTTTTCAGAGGTGA
- a CDS encoding sce7726 family protein — protein MLSDESADKNRKAPLVVNSFRIVVDNITVLLLFCLNSKTRLEKLWIIDNNVLEVTKMLLNDTGVRSLLIEELYSQYDNDPDTRIINELGINNGKSRVDVAVINGIIHGYEIKSDVDTLERLPRQMAYYNKLFQRMTIVSSRKYYKSICETVPKWWGIKVISSDGMRLIEKRKGRKQDSQDKDILLSLLWKKDLEGLVDVLEYPKKMKKLKKHQLLEIFSKEADVNIIREHVYRSLKTRENWRPDL, from the coding sequence GTGTTATCAGATGAAAGTGCAGACAAGAACAGGAAGGCTCCCCTAGTAGTGAATTCATTTAGAATAGTAGTGGATAATATAACAGTGCTATTATTATTTTGCCTAAATAGCAAGACAAGACTTGAAAAGTTATGGATAATTGATAATAATGTATTAGAGGTGACAAAAATGCTCTTAAATGATACAGGAGTAAGAAGTCTATTAATCGAAGAACTTTATTCTCAGTATGATAATGATCCTGATACTCGAATAATCAATGAATTAGGTATTAATAATGGCAAGTCTAGAGTGGATGTAGCTGTTATTAATGGAATTATTCATGGTTATGAAATTAAAAGCGACGTTGATACGCTGGAAAGACTTCCAAGGCAAATGGCGTATTATAATAAATTGTTTCAACGTATGACGATTGTGTCATCTAGAAAATATTATAAATCAATCTGTGAAACAGTACCTAAGTGGTGGGGAATAAAAGTAATTAGTTCTGATGGAATGCGTTTGATTGAAAAAAGAAAAGGCAGAAAACAAGATTCCCAGGATAAAGATATTCTACTTAGTTTACTATGGAAAAAGGACCTAGAAGGATTAGTTGATGTATTGGAATACCCAAAGAAAATGAAAAAGTTAAAAAAACACCAGCTTCTTGAAATTTTTTCTAAAGAAGCTGATGTCAACATTATCAGGGAACATGTATATAGGTCATTAAAAACTCGGGAAAATTGGAGACCGGATCTATAA
- a CDS encoding ATP-binding protein, with translation MGEFNAEVITVKPDKVKISVERLEDFKIAEEDLKVGSYLQIADDKDVILIAIVESFSIDLIEVEKIDERNSSYFDLERKYIIEASPLGVLKDEKFYRGGDTLSIPPKSVKPAEITYIKKIFEDSIEEDKKFAFSTLSNNNTVAVPVDGNKFFNKHLAIVGASGSGKSHTTAKIIQNASSIKKGHYEGLNNSHIVIFDIHSEYGNAFPRANKIDIDNLILPYWLLNADELEELFLEAGDFNNYNQASILRKLITINKKKENKDIGEVFFDSPLKFDIIEILNGLKNLKNETKNAKSPDRITFVDDSYQLEKEGKTNIDTGVLLSEEEKIIKFFDGILDFHPTKSQNIKSGNFADL, from the coding sequence ATGGGTGAATTTAATGCAGAAGTAATAACGGTAAAGCCTGATAAAGTTAAAATATCTGTCGAAAGGTTAGAAGATTTTAAAATTGCAGAGGAAGATTTAAAAGTAGGCTCATACTTACAAATAGCAGATGATAAAGATGTTATATTAATAGCCATTGTCGAAAGTTTTTCAATAGATCTAATAGAAGTAGAAAAGATTGATGAGAGAAATAGTAGTTATTTTGATTTAGAAAGAAAATATATTATAGAAGCAAGTCCTTTAGGAGTGTTAAAGGACGAGAAATTCTACAGAGGTGGAGATACTTTATCAATTCCACCGAAATCTGTTAAACCAGCAGAGATTACATACATAAAGAAAATATTCGAGGACTCAATTGAAGAAGATAAAAAGTTTGCTTTTTCTACTTTATCTAATAACAATACGGTTGCAGTTCCAGTAGATGGTAATAAGTTTTTTAACAAACATTTAGCAATAGTAGGGGCAAGTGGATCAGGGAAGTCCCATACAACTGCTAAAATAATACAAAATGCGTCTTCTATTAAGAAAGGTCATTACGAGGGTTTGAATAATTCACATATTGTAATTTTCGATATTCACTCTGAGTATGGTAATGCATTTCCGAGGGCTAATAAAATAGATATAGATAACTTAATACTACCATATTGGCTATTAAATGCTGATGAATTAGAAGAATTGTTTTTGGAAGCGGGAGACTTTAATAATTATAACCAAGCATCTATTCTAAGAAAACTAATAACTATCAATAAAAAGAAAGAAAATAAGGATATAGGCGAAGTTTTTTTTGATAGCCCACTTAAATTTGACATCATAGAAATACTTAACGGTCTTAAAAATTTGAAAAATGAAACCAAAAATGCCAAATCACCAGATAGAATCACTTTTGTAGATGATTCCTACCAGCTTGAAAAAGAAGGGAAAACTAACATAGACACAGGTGTGTTATTGAGTGAAGAGGAAAAAATTATTAAATTTTTCGATGGTATTTTGGACTTTCATCCAACAAAAAGTCAGAATATAAAAAGCGGTAATTTTGCAGATCTCTAG
- a CDS encoding sigma-70 family RNA polymerase sigma factor produces the protein MNRDNVTFEEIFKQNERRIHYQIHKLNIRDPHQEFYTEGLVAMWNAYEKYQPDKGPMATYFNYTIRNRMIDLMRKQNREQDNGASYKQEHKTQIDDGNYYRSGAFSYPMMKVAETGAALYDAEFWQDVRGQLTENQWKWVRYFVIEDMPVKEIAEQEGVSVEAVKSWGKEVRRKLRGRVGDG, from the coding sequence ATGAATAGAGATAACGTGACTTTCGAGGAGATTTTTAAGCAGAATGAAAGAAGGATTCACTATCAGATTCACAAACTGAACATCAGAGATCCACATCAGGAGTTTTATACAGAAGGACTGGTCGCGATGTGGAATGCTTATGAGAAATACCAGCCGGATAAGGGGCCGATGGCGACATACTTTAACTATACGATCCGGAACCGAATGATTGATTTGATGCGTAAACAGAATAGAGAACAGGATAATGGAGCGAGTTATAAGCAGGAGCATAAAACGCAGATTGATGACGGCAATTATTATCGGAGTGGAGCTTTTTCCTATCCGATGATGAAAGTCGCTGAAACAGGAGCTGCGCTGTATGATGCGGAGTTTTGGCAGGACGTGCGTGGACAGCTGACGGAAAATCAGTGGAAATGGGTGAGGTATTTTGTGATCGAGGACATGCCGGTGAAGGAGATTGCGGAGCAGGAGGGTGTTTCGGTGGAGGCTGTGAAGAGTTGGGGGAAGGAAGTGAGGCGGAAGTTGAGGGGGAGAGTGGGTGATGGATGA